A genomic window from Acidimicrobiales bacterium includes:
- a CDS encoding nickel-dependent hydrogenase large subunit, producing the protein MATKLRGEKTDEARTGLVEMSWDPITRIVGSLGIYTKIDFSKKEVAECYSTSSIFRGYSIFMKDKDPRDAHFITSRICGICGDNHATCSCYNQNMAYGVRPPHLGEWIVNLGESAEYMFDHNIFQENLVGVDFCERMVKETNPGVLDMANRTASPHAGDHGYRTIGDIMRSLNPLAGEFYREALQVSRETREMFCLMEGRHVHPSTLYPGGVGTVATVQLFTDYLTRLMRYVEFMKRAVPMHDDLFDFFYEALPGYEKVGQRRVLLGCWGSLNDPEYCNFQYRDMTDWGRRMFVTPGVVVDGKLVTNDLVDINLGIRILLGSSYYEDWGDQEMFVNRDPLGNPVDRRHPWNQHTIPKPQKRDFDDKYSWVMSPRWFDGKDHLALDTGGGPIARLWSTALSGLVDIGYVKATGNSVVINLPKTMTKPEARFEWKIPQWSNAIERDRARTYFQAYAAACALHFVEKALGEVRAGNTKTWEPFKVPEEAISCGFTEAVRGVLSHHMVIRGGKIANYHPYPPTPWNGSVRDVYGTPGPYEDAVQNTPIFEENKPENFKGIDIMRAVRSFDPCLPCGVHMFLGKGKVLKKLHSPTMMNTP; encoded by the coding sequence ATGGCCACGAAGCTGCGGGGAGAGAAGACCGACGAGGCTCGCACCGGGCTCGTGGAGATGTCATGGGATCCGATCACGAGGATCGTCGGCAGCCTCGGCATCTATACGAAGATCGACTTCAGCAAGAAGGAGGTCGCCGAGTGCTACAGCACGTCGTCGATCTTCCGCGGCTACAGCATCTTCATGAAGGACAAGGACCCGAGAGACGCCCACTTCATCACCAGCCGGATCTGCGGCATCTGCGGCGACAACCACGCCACCTGCTCCTGCTACAACCAGAACATGGCCTACGGCGTACGCCCACCGCATCTCGGAGAGTGGATCGTCAACCTCGGTGAGTCCGCCGAGTACATGTTCGACCACAACATCTTCCAGGAGAACCTGGTGGGGGTCGACTTCTGTGAGCGGATGGTCAAGGAGACGAATCCGGGCGTCCTGGACATGGCCAACCGCACCGCGTCACCCCACGCGGGCGACCACGGCTACCGCACCATCGGAGACATCATGCGGTCGCTCAACCCCCTCGCGGGCGAGTTCTACCGCGAAGCGCTGCAGGTGAGCCGCGAGACACGGGAGATGTTCTGTCTGATGGAGGGCAGGCACGTCCACCCGTCGACGCTGTACCCCGGCGGCGTGGGAACGGTCGCCACCGTCCAGCTGTTCACCGACTACCTGACCCGGTTGATGCGGTACGTCGAGTTCATGAAGCGTGCGGTGCCGATGCACGACGATCTCTTCGACTTCTTCTACGAGGCCCTCCCCGGGTACGAGAAGGTCGGCCAGCGGCGTGTGCTCCTCGGCTGCTGGGGCAGCCTCAACGATCCCGAGTACTGCAACTTCCAGTACCGCGACATGACCGATTGGGGACGGCGGATGTTCGTGACCCCCGGCGTGGTCGTGGACGGCAAGCTGGTGACCAACGACCTCGTCGACATCAACCTCGGCATCCGGATCCTCCTCGGCAGCTCGTACTACGAGGATTGGGGGGACCAGGAGATGTTCGTCAACCGCGACCCGCTGGGCAACCCCGTAGACCGTCGTCACCCCTGGAACCAGCACACGATCCCCAAGCCCCAGAAGCGGGACTTCGACGACAAGTACAGCTGGGTGATGTCACCTCGTTGGTTCGACGGCAAGGACCATCTCGCCCTCGACACCGGTGGCGGTCCGATCGCCCGCCTGTGGTCGACGGCCCTCTCCGGGCTGGTCGACATCGGTTACGTGAAGGCGACCGGCAACAGCGTGGTCATCAACCTGCCCAAGACGATGACCAAGCCCGAGGCCAGGTTCGAGTGGAAGATCCCCCAGTGGAGCAACGCCATCGAGCGAGACCGGGCCCGCACCTATTTCCAGGCCTACGCCGCCGCCTGTGCCCTTCACTTCGTGGAGAAGGCGCTGGGCGAGGTGCGCGCTGGCAACACCAAGACCTGGGAGCCGTTCAAGGTACCGGAGGAGGCCATCAGCTGCGGCTTCACCGAAGCCGTGCGCGGCGTCCTGTCCCACCACATGGTGATCCGGGGCGGCAAGATCGCCAACTATCACCCGTACCCCCCGACGCCGTGGAACGGGAGCGTTCGCGACGTCTACGGGACACCCGGGCCATACGAGGATGCCGTCCAGAACACCCCGATCTTCGAGGAGAACAAGCCGGAGAACTTCAAGGGAATCGACATCATGCGCGCCGTTCGGAGCTTCGACCCCTGCCTGCCGTGTGGGGTCCACATGTTCCTCGGCAAGGGCAAGGTGTTGAAGAAGCTCCATTCGCCCACCATGATGAACACGCCGTAG